The Candidatus Neomarinimicrobiota bacterium genomic interval TGGCCACGTAGCCAGTGCCTTCGCCTCCAAATCTTTGCGGCTCGCCCACGGGAAGCCAGCTCACCATAAGAGCACTATGATCGGTCTGGTTTTCCAGAGTTGCCTTCCCCAGGAGTAGGGCATCAGCGACGCGAACTTCAGCTTCACCGTACAGATCCCCCACTGTGGCTCGGATAACGGTTTCACCTTCGTTGTTGCCCTGCACCAGCCCCTTGCCAATCAGAGTGAGGATGGCAGGAGCCGCCACACTCCACTTTATGGACGGGTTTGCCCACGGCACACCGTCTTCGCCAAGCACGGTAACTTGCAACTGCAGTGTTTCGCCGATTGCGATGTTGAGTCGGTCAGGAGAAATGGTGACAGCCGCTGGCTGGGGGCCATTGCTGCCATTGGTGGGCAGCTCGCATCCCACGAGGCCCAGCAGGGCCAGGAGGAGGGCTAGGGGACGAGAGATGCGGAGGGTCATACTATTATTTCCGTAGACCACACTATGATAAGGGCGTTGGGGGCGTTTGTCAAGTAGCGAATGACATGGCGGCAAGGCAGGGGAGGGTGCCTAGCTGGTCTTTATTAGCCTGTGGCTTGGTGAGCTGAGGGCGGGTTTGCCGTCGTGGAGATAGCCGGGATCGAACCGGCGACCTCTTGAATGCCATTCAAGCGCTCTCCCAACTGAGCTATATCCCCGTGCAAATAGCGACCTGACCTGCGGCGGGCCAATTCGTTCAGCGACGCTAGCTTACAAATTTTCCGGTCGTTTTACAAGTAGACCGCTCGGGGACTGCTCATTGACCGGTCGGGGTAGAAAGCATGCCGCCGCAGCTTGACTTTCCCCGGAAGCGTCCGCTAAGTTATCCCGTCATGACTCGACCTACGTCCTTTGTAATTGGGGTGGCTCTGGCCGTCGGGCTGCTGGCCTGGGGTTGTGGCAGCAAGTCCAGCTCGGATGCCGCCGTTGTCAAGATCGTGGCCACTGGGAACGTGCACGGCGAAATTGAGCCCTGTGGCTGCCGTGTGCCACTGGGTGGGTTGGCGCGCAAGGCCACTTTTATCCATACGCTGCGCGACTCTAAAATCCCCTACCTGGTTGTCGATGGGGGCGACCTGTTCTTTTCGAAGGCCCAACTGGATGGCGACGACTTGGCCACGGAGAAGATTCGGGCCCGCACCCTGGTCGAGGGCTTTAACCGGATCGGCACGGATGCGGTAGCCATCGGTGAGAAGGATCTTGCCGCTGGTTTGTCCTTCCTGCAGTCGCTGGCCGAAGCGGCCCAATTCCCGCTGCTGTCCGCCAACCTTACCGATGAGCAGGGAAAGCTGCTTTTTGCGCCCTATACCATCGTGCAGAAGGGTGAGTTGCGCATAGGTCTGGTGGGAGCCTCATCGGCTATACCAGCGGGCGACGGTTACCGCTCGCAGCCACTGCTGCCGGCCTTAAAAAAGGTGGTGAAGGAGCTGCAGTCGCGTACGGACTTGCTGGTGCTCCTCTTTCACGGCCAGGATGTGGATAAGCAGCAGATCATGGCGTCCGGCCTCCCGATCCAC includes:
- a CDS encoding bifunctional metallophosphatase/5'-nucleotidase, which translates into the protein MALAVGLLAWGCGSKSSSDAAVVKIVATGNVHGEIEPCGCRVPLGGLARKATFIHTLRDSKIPYLVVDGGDLFFSKAQLDGDDLATEKIRARTLVEGFNRIGTDAVAIGEKDLAAGLSFLQSLAEAAQFPLLSANLTDEQGKLLFAPYTIVQKGELRIGLVGASSAIPAGDGYRSQPLLPALKKVVKELQSRTDLLVLLFHGQDVDKQQIMASGLPIHLMLQSHVTRYERNFGRGSIPTASFGSQGKYLNVITASIKVPGEPLVDLSVHQRTLDFVASSMKRLRRNQPKDVLLEELYADQPRALERISELREREAQARQVIESAVNTLETETISLGPAVKFDEELLSIVTLAKQAMVQVPGSPGVEADPASL
- a CDS encoding Ig-like domain-containing protein, whose product is MTLRISRPLALLLALLGLVGCELPTNGSNGPQPAAVTISPDRLNIAIGETLQLQVTVLGEDGVPWANPSIKWSVAAPAILTLIGKGLVQGNNEGETVIRATVGDLYGEAEVRVADALLLGKATLENQTDHSALMVSWLPVGEPQRFGGEGTGYVATDSRGTYALPRLEEGGWVVTAEYPYYALERDTITVSEGRPAQPLRALHLTQQLAFEVVLERTEFAVDDTVWVAFKATNITSDTLIVVSRSRPITYQGYALAEEGEPVLLDLGDRGWAGYVFGGGGQPAF